The Buchnera aphidicola (Aphis nasturtii) sequence AGGAGATTTTAAATCTGTAAGAGAAATATCTAAAAAAGTTAAAAATAGTAAAATATGTAGCTTAGCTCGTTGTGTTAATAAAGATATCGATGTTGCAGCAGAAGCAATGTCTCAATCAGAATCATTTCGAATACATATTTTTTTAGCAACTTCAATATTACATATGGAATCTAAACTAAATAAAAATTTTGATGAAATTATAGAAATGGCAGTGTCTTCTGTTAAAAGAGGGTTACGTTATACAGATGATATTGAGTTTTCTTGCGAGGATGCTAGTAGGACAACAATAGATAACTTGTGTAAAATTATTGAAAAATTGATAAATGCAGGTGTGAAAACGATTAATATACCAGATACAGTAGGATATACAGTTCCTAATGAATTATCTTTAATTATTAAAAATTTATTTCAACGTGTACCTAATATTGATAAATCTATTATTTCAGTGCATTGTCATGACGATTTAGGAATGGCAGTGGGAAATTCAATATCCGCTATAGAAGCAGGTGCTAGACAAATAGAAGGAACTATTAACGGTATTGGAGAGCGAGCTGGTAATACAGCATTAGAAGAAGTTATTATGGCAATCAAAGTTAGACAAGATATTTTGAGGGTATCAACTAACATCAAACATCAAGAAATATATCGTACTAGCAAAATAATCAGTGAAATTTGCAATATGCCTATCCCACCTCATAAAGCAATAGTAGGAAGTAATGCATTTGCACATTCTTCTGGAATTCATCAAGATGGTGTATTAAAAAACAGAAAAAATTATGAAATTATGGAACCTAGTAGTATAGGATTAAAAGAAGTTAAATTAAATTTAACATCTAGATCAGGTAGAGCTGCTGTAAAACATTATATGACAGAGATGGGTTATAAAGAAGCAGATTATAACATAGATGAATTATATACAGCATTTCTTA is a genomic window containing:
- the leuA gene encoding 2-isopropylmalate synthase, whose protein sequence is MNSKVIIFDTTLRDGEQALQASLSVKQKLQIALSLENAGIDIIEVGFPVSSPGDFKSVREISKKVKNSKICSLARCVNKDIDVAAEAMSQSESFRIHIFLATSILHMESKLNKNFDEIIEMAVSSVKRGLRYTDDIEFSCEDASRTTIDNLCKIIEKLINAGVKTINIPDTVGYTVPNELSLIIKNLFQRVPNIDKSIISVHCHDDLGMAVGNSISAIEAGARQIEGTINGIGERAGNTALEEVIMAIKVRQDILRVSTNIKHQEIYRTSKIISEICNMPIPPHKAIVGSNAFAHSSGIHQDGVLKNRKNYEIMEPSSIGLKEVKLNLTSRSGRAAVKHYMTEMGYKEADYNIDELYTAFLKLADKKGQVFDYDLEALAFFNTQQDESEYFSLSFFSVQSISNGLSTASVKLLCGKNVFIESATTINGPVDAIYQALNRITHFPIILQKYQLIAKGKGKDALGQVNILVKYKERQFHGVGLATDIIESSAQAMINVLNTIWKVNQVNKKLKILKVNN